Proteins from one Nyctibius grandis isolate bNycGra1 chromosome 2, bNycGra1.pri, whole genome shotgun sequence genomic window:
- the MOSPD2 gene encoding motile sperm domain-containing protein 2 isoform X1: MAEQRQDKAALISETRRRFEAEYLPDKSDKYDSRDVERLQQDDKWVENYLIWRHDVVDDTLKMIDESFQWRKEYTVNDLTESVLPKWLFEIGSLFLHGYDKEGYKLFWFRVKHHTRDPKQQLEKKKLVAFWLEYYAKRDHGKPLTVVFDMAETGISHIDLDFVRFIVNCFTDYYPNFLTKIVIFEMPWIMNAAFKIVKGWLGPDAISMLKFTNKSDVQEYISGEYLPPHMGGTDSFKYSYPPLVDDDFQTPLCENGPITSEDEHESKEEIDADTKETGDLNEEQNLNQKKMNSIEQISKSEETDKTEFKPKNAKKTLTTFKGPLLHISPAEELHFGSKETGEKKCLIVLTNVTKNIVAFKVRTTAPEKYRVKPSNSSCEPGTSLDIIVSLHGGFAASLQDRFLIMAAEMDQSSGAGVPELTQFWKEVPRTKVMEHRLRCHVIESSKPSSLTLKENAFNIPAKTNEDLHIQLTHLLQINKRLQEQMDRCLWFQQLSVVLSLLSVTVIAFCFYLAYAQRS, translated from the exons ATAAATCAGATAAATACGATTCTAGAGATGTGGAAAGACTTCAGCAAGATGATAAGTGGGTTGAAAATTATCTGATTTGGCGTCACGATGTTGTGGATGATACATTAAAGATGATTGATGAAAGCTTTCAGTGGAGGAAAGAATATACAGTTAATG ACTTGACAGAATCTGTCCTTCCAAAATGGTTATTTGAGATTGGTTCTCTCTTTCTGCATGGATATGATAAAGAGGGCTATAAATTAT TTTGGTTTAGAGTGAAACATCACACGAGAGATCCTAAACAGCAActtgagaaaaagaaactggtaGCTTTTTGGTTAGAATATTATGCCAAGAGAGATCATGGAAAACCCTTAACAGTGGTATTCGACATGGCTGAAACTGGAATCAGTCACATA gATTTGGATTTTGTTCGGTTTATTGTCAACTGTTTTACAGATTATTACCCAAACTTCCTCA caaAGATAGTGATCTTTGAAATGCCATGGATAATGAATG ctgcttttaaaattgtgaAGGGTTGGCTTGGCCCAGATGCAATAAGCATGTTAAAGTTCACAAACAAGAGTGATGTGCAGGAATACATCAGTGGAGAGTATCTGCCACCTCACATGGGTGGAACT GATTCTTTCAAGTACAGTTATCCTCCATTGGTTGATGATGATTTTCAAACTCCTTTATGTGAAAATGGGCCCATTACTAGTGAAGATGAGCATGAAAGTAAAGAAGAGATAGATGCGGACACCAAGGAGACTGGGGATCTGAATGAAGAACAAAACCTTAATCAGAAAAAG ATGAATTCTATAGAACAAATTTCCAAATCAGAGGAAACTGACAAAACAGAATTCAAaccaaaaaatgcaaagaaaacattaacCACTTTTAAAGGACCTTTATTACATATCAg CCCAGCAGAAGAACTACATTTTGGGTCCAAagaaactggagagaaaaaatgtttgataGTTCTCACAAATGTCACTAAAAACATAGTGGCTTTTAAG GTGAGAACAACTGCTCctgaaaaatacagagttaAACCCAGTAACAGCAGCTGTGAACCTGGCACATCTTTGGACATAATAGTGTCTCTTCATGGTG GTTTTGCAGCTTCCCTGCAGGATCGTTTCCTCATAATGGCAGCAGAAATGGACCAGTCTTCTGGAGCAGGTGTACCAGAACTGACTCAGTTTTGGAAAGAAGTGCCCAGGACCAAAGTGATGGAACATAG GCTCAGGTGTCATGTCATAGAAAGTAGTAAGCCTTCTTCTCTGACATTAAAAGAGAATGCATTTAATATTCCAGCAAAAACCAATGAAGATTTACATATACAG CTAACTCATTTACTGCAAATTAATAAAAGACTTCAAGAACAGATGGATCGCTGCCTCTGGTTCCAGCAGTTGTCAGTTGTTCTATCATTACTGTCAGTTACTGTTATTGCCTTCTGCTTCTACCTGGCGTATGCCCAGAGAAGCTAA
- the MOSPD2 gene encoding motile sperm domain-containing protein 2 isoform X4: MAEQRQDKAALISETRRRFEAEYLPEGYKLFWFRVKHHTRDPKQQLEKKKLVAFWLEYYAKRDHGKPLTVVFDMAETGISHIDLDFVRFIVNCFTDYYPNFLTKIVIFEMPWIMNAAFKIVKGWLGPDAISMLKFTNKSDVQEYISGEYLPPHMGGTDSFKYSYPPLVDDDFQTPLCENGPITSEDEHESKEEIDADTKETGDLNEEQNLNQKKMNSIEQISKSEETDKTEFKPKNAKKTLTTFKGPLLHISPAEELHFGSKETGEKKCLIVLTNVTKNIVAFKVRTTAPEKYRVKPSNSSCEPGTSLDIIVSLHGGFAASLQDRFLIMAAEMDQSSGAGVPELTQFWKEVPRTKVMEHRLRCHVIESSKPSSLTLKENAFNIPAKTNEDLHIQLTHLLQINKRLQEQMDRCLWFQQLSVVLSLLSVTVIAFCFYLAYAQRS; the protein is encoded by the exons AGGGCTATAAATTAT TTTGGTTTAGAGTGAAACATCACACGAGAGATCCTAAACAGCAActtgagaaaaagaaactggtaGCTTTTTGGTTAGAATATTATGCCAAGAGAGATCATGGAAAACCCTTAACAGTGGTATTCGACATGGCTGAAACTGGAATCAGTCACATA gATTTGGATTTTGTTCGGTTTATTGTCAACTGTTTTACAGATTATTACCCAAACTTCCTCA caaAGATAGTGATCTTTGAAATGCCATGGATAATGAATG ctgcttttaaaattgtgaAGGGTTGGCTTGGCCCAGATGCAATAAGCATGTTAAAGTTCACAAACAAGAGTGATGTGCAGGAATACATCAGTGGAGAGTATCTGCCACCTCACATGGGTGGAACT GATTCTTTCAAGTACAGTTATCCTCCATTGGTTGATGATGATTTTCAAACTCCTTTATGTGAAAATGGGCCCATTACTAGTGAAGATGAGCATGAAAGTAAAGAAGAGATAGATGCGGACACCAAGGAGACTGGGGATCTGAATGAAGAACAAAACCTTAATCAGAAAAAG ATGAATTCTATAGAACAAATTTCCAAATCAGAGGAAACTGACAAAACAGAATTCAAaccaaaaaatgcaaagaaaacattaacCACTTTTAAAGGACCTTTATTACATATCAg CCCAGCAGAAGAACTACATTTTGGGTCCAAagaaactggagagaaaaaatgtttgataGTTCTCACAAATGTCACTAAAAACATAGTGGCTTTTAAG GTGAGAACAACTGCTCctgaaaaatacagagttaAACCCAGTAACAGCAGCTGTGAACCTGGCACATCTTTGGACATAATAGTGTCTCTTCATGGTG GTTTTGCAGCTTCCCTGCAGGATCGTTTCCTCATAATGGCAGCAGAAATGGACCAGTCTTCTGGAGCAGGTGTACCAGAACTGACTCAGTTTTGGAAAGAAGTGCCCAGGACCAAAGTGATGGAACATAG GCTCAGGTGTCATGTCATAGAAAGTAGTAAGCCTTCTTCTCTGACATTAAAAGAGAATGCATTTAATATTCCAGCAAAAACCAATGAAGATTTACATATACAG CTAACTCATTTACTGCAAATTAATAAAAGACTTCAAGAACAGATGGATCGCTGCCTCTGGTTCCAGCAGTTGTCAGTTGTTCTATCATTACTGTCAGTTACTGTTATTGCCTTCTGCTTCTACCTGGCGTATGCCCAGAGAAGCTAA
- the MOSPD2 gene encoding motile sperm domain-containing protein 2 isoform X3, with the protein MIDESFQWRKEYTVNDLTESVLPKWLFEIGSLFLHGYDKEGYKLFWFRVKHHTRDPKQQLEKKKLVAFWLEYYAKRDHGKPLTVVFDMAETGISHIDLDFVRFIVNCFTDYYPNFLTKIVIFEMPWIMNAAFKIVKGWLGPDAISMLKFTNKSDVQEYISGEYLPPHMGGTDSFKYSYPPLVDDDFQTPLCENGPITSEDEHESKEEIDADTKETGDLNEEQNLNQKKMNSIEQISKSEETDKTEFKPKNAKKTLTTFKGPLLHISPAEELHFGSKETGEKKCLIVLTNVTKNIVAFKVRTTAPEKYRVKPSNSSCEPGTSLDIIVSLHGGFAASLQDRFLIMAAEMDQSSGAGVPELTQFWKEVPRTKVMEHRLRCHVIESSKPSSLTLKENAFNIPAKTNEDLHIQLTHLLQINKRLQEQMDRCLWFQQLSVVLSLLSVTVIAFCFYLAYAQRS; encoded by the exons ATGATTGATGAAAGCTTTCAGTGGAGGAAAGAATATACAGTTAATG ACTTGACAGAATCTGTCCTTCCAAAATGGTTATTTGAGATTGGTTCTCTCTTTCTGCATGGATATGATAAAGAGGGCTATAAATTAT TTTGGTTTAGAGTGAAACATCACACGAGAGATCCTAAACAGCAActtgagaaaaagaaactggtaGCTTTTTGGTTAGAATATTATGCCAAGAGAGATCATGGAAAACCCTTAACAGTGGTATTCGACATGGCTGAAACTGGAATCAGTCACATA gATTTGGATTTTGTTCGGTTTATTGTCAACTGTTTTACAGATTATTACCCAAACTTCCTCA caaAGATAGTGATCTTTGAAATGCCATGGATAATGAATG ctgcttttaaaattgtgaAGGGTTGGCTTGGCCCAGATGCAATAAGCATGTTAAAGTTCACAAACAAGAGTGATGTGCAGGAATACATCAGTGGAGAGTATCTGCCACCTCACATGGGTGGAACT GATTCTTTCAAGTACAGTTATCCTCCATTGGTTGATGATGATTTTCAAACTCCTTTATGTGAAAATGGGCCCATTACTAGTGAAGATGAGCATGAAAGTAAAGAAGAGATAGATGCGGACACCAAGGAGACTGGGGATCTGAATGAAGAACAAAACCTTAATCAGAAAAAG ATGAATTCTATAGAACAAATTTCCAAATCAGAGGAAACTGACAAAACAGAATTCAAaccaaaaaatgcaaagaaaacattaacCACTTTTAAAGGACCTTTATTACATATCAg CCCAGCAGAAGAACTACATTTTGGGTCCAAagaaactggagagaaaaaatgtttgataGTTCTCACAAATGTCACTAAAAACATAGTGGCTTTTAAG GTGAGAACAACTGCTCctgaaaaatacagagttaAACCCAGTAACAGCAGCTGTGAACCTGGCACATCTTTGGACATAATAGTGTCTCTTCATGGTG GTTTTGCAGCTTCCCTGCAGGATCGTTTCCTCATAATGGCAGCAGAAATGGACCAGTCTTCTGGAGCAGGTGTACCAGAACTGACTCAGTTTTGGAAAGAAGTGCCCAGGACCAAAGTGATGGAACATAG GCTCAGGTGTCATGTCATAGAAAGTAGTAAGCCTTCTTCTCTGACATTAAAAGAGAATGCATTTAATATTCCAGCAAAAACCAATGAAGATTTACATATACAG CTAACTCATTTACTGCAAATTAATAAAAGACTTCAAGAACAGATGGATCGCTGCCTCTGGTTCCAGCAGTTGTCAGTTGTTCTATCATTACTGTCAGTTACTGTTATTGCCTTCTGCTTCTACCTGGCGTATGCCCAGAGAAGCTAA
- the MOSPD2 gene encoding motile sperm domain-containing protein 2 isoform X2 — MAERQDKAALISETRRRFEAEYLPDKSDKYDSRDVERLQQDDKWVENYLIWRHDVVDDTLKMIDESFQWRKEYTVNDLTESVLPKWLFEIGSLFLHGYDKEGYKLFWFRVKHHTRDPKQQLEKKKLVAFWLEYYAKRDHGKPLTVVFDMAETGISHIDLDFVRFIVNCFTDYYPNFLTKIVIFEMPWIMNAAFKIVKGWLGPDAISMLKFTNKSDVQEYISGEYLPPHMGGTDSFKYSYPPLVDDDFQTPLCENGPITSEDEHESKEEIDADTKETGDLNEEQNLNQKKMNSIEQISKSEETDKTEFKPKNAKKTLTTFKGPLLHISPAEELHFGSKETGEKKCLIVLTNVTKNIVAFKVRTTAPEKYRVKPSNSSCEPGTSLDIIVSLHGGFAASLQDRFLIMAAEMDQSSGAGVPELTQFWKEVPRTKVMEHRLRCHVIESSKPSSLTLKENAFNIPAKTNEDLHIQLTHLLQINKRLQEQMDRCLWFQQLSVVLSLLSVTVIAFCFYLAYAQRS; from the exons ATAAATCAGATAAATACGATTCTAGAGATGTGGAAAGACTTCAGCAAGATGATAAGTGGGTTGAAAATTATCTGATTTGGCGTCACGATGTTGTGGATGATACATTAAAGATGATTGATGAAAGCTTTCAGTGGAGGAAAGAATATACAGTTAATG ACTTGACAGAATCTGTCCTTCCAAAATGGTTATTTGAGATTGGTTCTCTCTTTCTGCATGGATATGATAAAGAGGGCTATAAATTAT TTTGGTTTAGAGTGAAACATCACACGAGAGATCCTAAACAGCAActtgagaaaaagaaactggtaGCTTTTTGGTTAGAATATTATGCCAAGAGAGATCATGGAAAACCCTTAACAGTGGTATTCGACATGGCTGAAACTGGAATCAGTCACATA gATTTGGATTTTGTTCGGTTTATTGTCAACTGTTTTACAGATTATTACCCAAACTTCCTCA caaAGATAGTGATCTTTGAAATGCCATGGATAATGAATG ctgcttttaaaattgtgaAGGGTTGGCTTGGCCCAGATGCAATAAGCATGTTAAAGTTCACAAACAAGAGTGATGTGCAGGAATACATCAGTGGAGAGTATCTGCCACCTCACATGGGTGGAACT GATTCTTTCAAGTACAGTTATCCTCCATTGGTTGATGATGATTTTCAAACTCCTTTATGTGAAAATGGGCCCATTACTAGTGAAGATGAGCATGAAAGTAAAGAAGAGATAGATGCGGACACCAAGGAGACTGGGGATCTGAATGAAGAACAAAACCTTAATCAGAAAAAG ATGAATTCTATAGAACAAATTTCCAAATCAGAGGAAACTGACAAAACAGAATTCAAaccaaaaaatgcaaagaaaacattaacCACTTTTAAAGGACCTTTATTACATATCAg CCCAGCAGAAGAACTACATTTTGGGTCCAAagaaactggagagaaaaaatgtttgataGTTCTCACAAATGTCACTAAAAACATAGTGGCTTTTAAG GTGAGAACAACTGCTCctgaaaaatacagagttaAACCCAGTAACAGCAGCTGTGAACCTGGCACATCTTTGGACATAATAGTGTCTCTTCATGGTG GTTTTGCAGCTTCCCTGCAGGATCGTTTCCTCATAATGGCAGCAGAAATGGACCAGTCTTCTGGAGCAGGTGTACCAGAACTGACTCAGTTTTGGAAAGAAGTGCCCAGGACCAAAGTGATGGAACATAG GCTCAGGTGTCATGTCATAGAAAGTAGTAAGCCTTCTTCTCTGACATTAAAAGAGAATGCATTTAATATTCCAGCAAAAACCAATGAAGATTTACATATACAG CTAACTCATTTACTGCAAATTAATAAAAGACTTCAAGAACAGATGGATCGCTGCCTCTGGTTCCAGCAGTTGTCAGTTGTTCTATCATTACTGTCAGTTACTGTTATTGCCTTCTGCTTCTACCTGGCGTATGCCCAGAGAAGCTAA